Proteins from a single region of Gemmatimonadaceae bacterium:
- a CDS encoding Lrp/AsnC ligand binding domain-containing protein, protein MITTIVLIKADPKHIPDTARAIAGIDGVQEVYSVSGEWDLVAIVKVPNYEQIAEVVTERFPAVAGITRTQTLTAFRAYSRGDLEQAWDIGVN, encoded by the coding sequence GTGATCACCACGATTGTCCTGATCAAGGCCGACCCGAAGCACATTCCCGACACGGCGCGCGCCATTGCCGGCATCGACGGGGTCCAGGAGGTGTACTCGGTGTCGGGGGAATGGGACCTGGTCGCGATCGTGAAGGTGCCTAACTACGAACAGATCGCCGAAGTGGTGACCGAGCGCTTCCCCGCCGTTGCGGGAATCACGCGCACGCAGACGCTGACGGCCTTCCGGGCGTACTCCAGGGGCGACCTCGAGCAGGCGTGGGACATCGGCGTCAACTGA
- a CDS encoding pyridoxal phosphate-dependent aminotransferase yields MALEFSPSPNIALLRESATIAVSQRAKALKAEGRAIVDLGAGEPDFDTPRFIREAAKAAIDAGHTHYTPTEGILALRAAIAELTRSYGPAAADVAPLDVVVSNGSKQSLFNACFCLFGPGDEVLIPTPSWTSYYEMVQLARATPVAVMGDPANDLKVTAEMLAAAATPRTRGLMLNSPCNPTGAVYTTRELRDILALARTRGWWVISDEIYRRISYEGEAPSALHVAEARDHLVVVDGVAKAYAMTGWRVGWTVAPRALSKAMTAFQSHATFHTASISQYGALAALSRLGESASEIAAMVAQYRVRRDAGLAVFAAEPSLPLVRPAGAFYFYFNVAAAFPGHAEPGSAFAARLLEDEGVAMVPGAAFQNPEWVRASYAAPQGDVVEGVTRAIRLWKSLRG; encoded by the coding sequence ATGGCCCTCGAATTCTCGCCGTCTCCCAACATCGCCCTCCTTCGGGAGTCGGCGACGATTGCCGTCTCGCAGCGCGCCAAGGCCCTCAAGGCCGAGGGGCGCGCGATCGTCGACCTCGGCGCGGGGGAGCCGGATTTCGACACCCCGCGCTTCATTCGCGAGGCGGCCAAGGCGGCCATCGATGCCGGGCACACGCACTACACGCCCACGGAGGGGATCCTTGCGCTGCGCGCGGCGATCGCCGAGCTGACGCGCTCGTACGGGCCGGCCGCCGCCGACGTCGCGCCGCTCGACGTGGTGGTCTCCAACGGTTCCAAGCAGTCGCTGTTCAACGCATGCTTTTGCCTGTTTGGGCCCGGCGACGAGGTGCTCATCCCGACCCCCAGCTGGACGTCGTACTACGAGATGGTGCAGCTGGCGCGCGCCACCCCGGTGGCGGTCATGGGCGACCCCGCCAACGACCTCAAGGTGACGGCGGAGATGCTGGCCGCCGCCGCGACGCCGCGCACGCGCGGGCTCATGCTCAACTCGCCGTGCAATCCCACGGGTGCCGTCTACACGACCCGCGAGCTGCGGGACATCCTGGCGCTGGCGCGCACGCGCGGCTGGTGGGTGATCAGCGACGAGATCTACCGTCGCATCAGCTACGAGGGCGAGGCGCCGAGCGCGCTGCACGTGGCCGAAGCGCGCGACCACCTGGTCGTGGTGGACGGCGTGGCCAAGGCATACGCCATGACGGGGTGGCGCGTGGGGTGGACGGTGGCGCCGCGCGCGCTGTCCAAGGCGATGACGGCGTTCCAGTCGCACGCGACCTTCCACACGGCGTCGATCTCGCAGTACGGTGCGCTCGCCGCGCTCTCGCGCCTTGGTGAATCGGCCTCGGAGATCGCGGCGATGGTGGCGCAGTACCGCGTGCGGCGCGATGCCGGGCTCGCCGTCTTCGCCGCCGAGCCGTCGCTTCCGCTCGTTAGGCCCGCGGGAGCGTTCTACTTCTACTTCAATGTCGCGGCGGCCTTCCCGGGGCACGCGGAGCCCGGGTCAGCCTTCGCCGCGCGCCTGCTCGAGGACGAGGGGGTGGCAATGGTTCCCGGCGCCGCCTTCCAGAATCCGGAGTGGGTCCGCGCCTCCTACGCCGCGCCGCAAGGTGACGTGGTCGAGGGGGTCACGCGCGCCATCCGTCTCTGGAAGTCGCTCAGGGGCTAG
- a CDS encoding DbpA RNA binding domain-containing protein: MAKSQHVVHVLPPGDARQAGVVGPQVQRAGKEGEGVQVLVLTPSAETAAWIARLVNSAASDESVLLVPVTAPARAARRLAAGVRALAATPADALALVRGAALKLEGLQTLVMVDGVELLDSASEALATLVSELPRGAERVLIASAFDEALESFVEAHMRRARRMTYEPLPTAGGNLQYFVTSRGERATALRRLLDVLDPARATVVCEEPFTAAALRALASIGYRGDDATVRLATGAIDAHEPLIVAFGAPASGAALQRLTDATPRQCVVLVSPEELAGFLRLAGPRATPLALSTVPVAARAADEALRDELRSVLNARALHREVLTLEPLLAERDAVEVAAAALRMLEVEREKGKSKKSARVVEAPAVAAPTERVAPAGTSYTRLFINVGERDGARKGDFVGAITGEAQVAADSLGNIELRDTFTIVEVASELAQQVIGALNGTSIRGRKVMAREDRGPTEREGAPREGRFDRGDRPDRGDRGGRPFRGGERGDRGGDRPARGGFRGGFGARGERSDRGDRGDRGDRGERGERGDRGDRGPRGGDRGGFRGGDRDRGGFRGGFRGGFGGGFRGERSDRGDRGDRSDRGERGGFRGPRRDRDEPGGPRAIHESREWSERGDRLRHSRARRGED; encoded by the coding sequence GTGGCGAAAAGCCAGCACGTGGTGCACGTGCTACCGCCGGGAGATGCACGCCAGGCTGGCGTGGTGGGCCCCCAGGTGCAGCGGGCCGGGAAGGAAGGAGAAGGAGTGCAGGTGCTCGTGCTGACGCCGAGCGCCGAAACCGCCGCCTGGATCGCGCGGCTGGTCAACAGCGCCGCCAGCGACGAGTCGGTGTTGCTGGTCCCGGTCACGGCCCCGGCGCGCGCGGCGCGCCGCCTGGCCGCCGGCGTGCGCGCGCTCGCGGCGACCCCCGCCGATGCCCTGGCGCTCGTGCGCGGGGCCGCGCTCAAGCTGGAGGGGCTCCAGACGCTGGTGATGGTCGACGGCGTCGAGCTGCTCGACAGCGCCAGCGAGGCGCTGGCCACCCTCGTGAGCGAGCTCCCACGCGGCGCGGAGCGCGTGCTCATTGCCAGCGCGTTCGATGAGGCGCTGGAGAGCTTCGTCGAGGCGCACATGCGCCGCGCCCGGCGCATGACGTACGAACCGCTCCCCACTGCCGGCGGGAACCTGCAGTACTTCGTGACCTCGCGCGGCGAGCGCGCGACGGCGCTGCGCCGCCTGCTCGACGTCCTCGATCCGGCGCGGGCGACCGTGGTATGCGAGGAACCCTTCACGGCGGCCGCCCTGCGCGCGCTTGCGTCCATTGGCTACCGCGGCGACGACGCCACCGTGCGTCTGGCCACCGGGGCCATCGACGCCCACGAGCCGCTGATCGTCGCGTTTGGCGCGCCGGCGAGCGGCGCCGCGCTGCAACGCCTCACCGACGCCACGCCCAGGCAGTGCGTCGTCCTCGTCTCGCCGGAGGAACTCGCCGGCTTCTTGCGGCTGGCGGGGCCGCGCGCGACGCCGCTGGCGCTGTCGACCGTCCCGGTTGCCGCGCGCGCCGCCGACGAGGCGCTCCGCGACGAGCTGCGAAGTGTGCTCAACGCGCGCGCCCTGCACCGCGAGGTGCTGACGCTGGAGCCGCTGCTGGCCGAGCGTGATGCCGTGGAAGTTGCCGCGGCGGCGCTGCGCATGCTCGAGGTCGAACGCGAGAAGGGGAAGTCGAAGAAGAGCGCGCGCGTCGTCGAGGCGCCCGCCGTTGCCGCACCCACCGAGCGCGTTGCCCCCGCCGGCACGTCGTACACGCGACTCTTCATCAACGTGGGAGAGCGAGACGGCGCGCGGAAAGGCGACTTTGTCGGGGCCATTACCGGCGAGGCGCAGGTTGCCGCCGACTCCCTGGGGAACATCGAACTGCGCGACACCTTCACGATCGTCGAGGTGGCGTCGGAGCTGGCGCAACAGGTAATCGGCGCGCTCAACGGCACCTCGATTCGCGGACGCAAGGTGATGGCGCGCGAGGATCGTGGTCCCACCGAGCGCGAAGGAGCCCCGCGTGAGGGGCGCTTCGATCGTGGCGATCGCCCGGATCGTGGCGATCGTGGCGGGCGTCCGTTCCGCGGTGGCGAGCGCGGCGATCGCGGGGGCGATCGTCCGGCGCGTGGCGGGTTCCGTGGTGGTTTCGGCGCGCGCGGCGAACGGAGCGATCGTGGTGATCGTGGTGATCGTGGCGATCGTGGTGAGCGTGGTGAGCGTGGCGATCGCGGCGATCGTGGACCGCGCGGCGGCGATCGCGGTGGTTTCCGCGGCGGCGATCGCGATCGTGGAGGCTTCCGCGGAGGCTTCCGCGGCGGATTTGGTGGCGGCTTTCGCGGTGAGCGGAGCGATCGCGGCGATCGCGGTGATCGGAGTGATCGCGGTGAACGCGGCGGCTTTCGCGGGCCGCGCCGGGATCGCGACGAGCCCGGCGGTCCGCGCGCGATTCACGAGTCGCGTGAGTGGAGCGAACGCGGCGATCGGCTGCGCCACTCCCGCGCTCGCCGCGGTGAGGACTGA
- a CDS encoding thymidine kinase yields the protein MTTLQLTGGWIEVIAGVMFSGKSEELMRRVRRAIIARKRVQVFKSHLDDRYAGLLRVSSHDGRSVDAIPVDSAAQVAARIDPMAHVIAIDEAQFLDEGICDLATSLANRGRRVILAGIDTDFRGEPFGPMPRLLAIAEVVDKLHAICVLCGAPACRNQRLIHGEPAAWDSPVIMVGAADSYEARCRACHVVRRRDEAQRALGI from the coding sequence ATGACGACACTGCAGCTGACGGGCGGTTGGATCGAGGTGATCGCCGGGGTGATGTTCAGCGGCAAGTCGGAGGAACTCATGCGCCGCGTGCGGCGCGCGATCATCGCCCGCAAGCGCGTCCAGGTGTTCAAGTCGCACCTGGACGACCGCTATGCGGGACTCCTCCGGGTGTCGAGTCACGACGGACGGTCGGTGGACGCCATCCCGGTCGATTCAGCGGCGCAGGTTGCCGCCCGGATCGACCCGATGGCGCACGTGATCGCGATCGACGAGGCGCAGTTTCTCGATGAGGGGATCTGCGACCTCGCGACGTCGCTCGCCAACCGCGGGCGGCGCGTCATCCTCGCCGGGATAGATACCGACTTTCGCGGGGAGCCGTTCGGCCCCATGCCGCGGCTGCTCGCCATTGCCGAGGTGGTCGACAAGCTGCACGCCATCTGCGTTCTCTGCGGCGCACCGGCGTGCCGCAACCAGCGCCTGATCCACGGCGAGCCGGCGGCGTGGGACTCCCCCGTCATCATGGTGGGGGCGGCCGATTCGTACGAAGCGCGATGTCGTGCCTGCCACGTGGTGCGCCGGCGGGACGAGGCGCAGCGCGCGCTGGGGATCTGA